Proteins co-encoded in one Saprospira grandis genomic window:
- a CDS encoding polysaccharide deacetylase family protein gives MYYAQREGLGPWIKNNMKKGLDQLAQAFSLSFWQEKAKVEAFFPFYHAVEAEPQPHISPLYPLISPQQFEAELKLILAHFEPIDLGELLAWVEAGRPARKPFFHLSFDDGLSSCYHVIAPILLRLGVPATFFINGAFIDNKCLMFRHLVALIYSHLEERKALGTKEADLLFSVGHAQEGELLAWADRIGCSVPDFLAQKQPYLKLEELKALQSMGFSVGGHSWDHPLYKKLSLEEQLHQTEKNQQQLAAWLPQPIRAFAFPFTDHEVGLDFFDRANLDLSFGGAGIKEEMQLGRHIQRFPMEEMRIRSGEQKLKSAFAYGSLLRTLGKSKIDRRKTARRLS, from the coding sequence ATGTACTATGCCCAAAGAGAAGGCTTAGGGCCTTGGATAAAGAATAATATGAAAAAAGGTCTGGACCAATTGGCTCAGGCCTTTTCCCTTTCTTTTTGGCAAGAAAAAGCAAAGGTAGAGGCGTTTTTTCCCTTTTATCATGCGGTAGAAGCGGAGCCGCAGCCCCATATTTCGCCCCTTTATCCGCTTATTTCGCCTCAGCAATTTGAGGCCGAGCTAAAGCTCATTTTGGCCCATTTTGAGCCCATAGATTTAGGCGAACTGTTGGCTTGGGTAGAAGCGGGTCGCCCTGCTCGAAAGCCATTTTTTCATTTGAGTTTTGATGATGGCCTGAGTAGTTGTTATCATGTTATTGCGCCTATTTTGTTGCGTTTGGGGGTTCCTGCTACTTTTTTTATCAATGGGGCTTTTATTGATAATAAGTGCTTGATGTTTAGGCATTTGGTGGCTTTGATTTACAGCCATTTGGAAGAGCGAAAAGCCTTGGGGACCAAAGAAGCAGACTTACTTTTTTCGGTGGGGCATGCTCAGGAAGGCGAACTTTTGGCTTGGGCGGATCGAATTGGCTGTTCGGTCCCTGACTTTTTGGCCCAAAAACAACCTTATTTAAAGCTAGAAGAGCTAAAAGCCCTGCAAAGTATGGGGTTTAGTGTAGGCGGGCATAGTTGGGATCATCCTTTATACAAAAAGCTTTCGTTAGAAGAGCAATTGCATCAGACCGAGAAAAACCAGCAGCAGTTGGCAGCTTGGCTGCCGCAGCCTATTCGGGCTTTTGCTTTTCCTTTTACGGACCATGAAGTGGGGCTAGATTTTTTTGATCGGGCCAATTTGGACCTTAGTTTTGGCGGGGCGGGGATTAAGGAAGAAATGCAGTTGGGGCGGCATATACAGCGCTTTCCGATGGAAGAAATGCGGATACGGTCTGGGGAGCAAAAATTAAAATCGGCCTTTGCTTATGGGAGCTTATTGCGGACCTTAGGGAAGAGCAAGATAGATAGGAGGAAGACAGCGAGAAGGTTGTCTTAG
- a CDS encoding bactofilin family protein — protein MEEKKAIGAKDVCILAQGTIIEGSLETNANIRLEGEVHGTISCGGRLVMAPKSKVMGQINCKEMISEGESKGNVKASALVYLQASAQLKGDIDCERLQVEQGAIFNGQCTMPKEKA, from the coding sequence ATGGAAGAGAAGAAAGCTATTGGCGCCAAGGATGTATGTATTTTGGCGCAGGGGACCATTATCGAGGGGAGTTTAGAGACCAATGCCAACATTCGTTTGGAAGGAGAGGTGCATGGAACAATTTCTTGTGGGGGCCGCCTAGTGATGGCGCCTAAAAGCAAGGTGATGGGCCAGATTAACTGCAAAGAAATGATTTCTGAGGGCGAGAGCAAGGGGAATGTAAAAGCCAGTGCTTTGGTCTATTTGCAGGCTTCGGCTCAATTGAAAGGAGATATTGACTGTGAGCGATTGCAGGTTGAACAAGGAGCAATATTTAATGGCCAATGTACTATGCCCAAAGAGAAGGCTTAG
- a CDS encoding TerB family tellurite resistance protein has product MKILKQHIGKILGLLLGGLLYFPIGLLLGLGIGFFLDILLQKGGGRGPKRRKKQLPQPNDSINFILSSLILAAAVVKSDGEVEELELSYIQKFLVEQFGQDNLQEYMGILSAALEQDWDMAKTCRQIYLSSSYETRLQMLYFLFGIANADYSIDQVEVDTIKRISLELDLPHSDFVSIKAMFYDEMDSHYKILELPPSASDAQLKAAYRKMVKKYHPDSLASLGEEFQKVGESKFKRLQEAYDTICEKRGLK; this is encoded by the coding sequence ATGAAGATACTAAAACAACATATAGGGAAGATTCTAGGCTTGCTGTTGGGTGGCTTGCTCTACTTTCCAATTGGTCTTTTGCTGGGTTTAGGTATTGGCTTTTTTCTAGATATACTGCTTCAAAAAGGAGGGGGGAGAGGCCCAAAAAGGCGCAAAAAACAATTGCCACAACCCAACGACAGCATCAACTTTATTTTGAGCTCCCTCATCTTGGCCGCGGCGGTGGTCAAATCAGATGGAGAAGTAGAAGAGTTGGAGCTGAGCTATATTCAAAAGTTTTTGGTCGAGCAGTTTGGCCAAGATAACTTGCAAGAATATATGGGCATTTTGAGTGCGGCCTTAGAGCAAGATTGGGATATGGCCAAAACTTGTCGGCAGATTTATTTGAGCAGTAGCTATGAAACCCGCTTGCAGATGCTCTATTTTCTGTTTGGCATTGCCAATGCAGATTATAGTATTGACCAGGTGGAGGTGGATACCATCAAGCGCATTAGCTTGGAGTTGGACCTACCGCATAGTGATTTTGTATCGATTAAGGCGATGTTTTATGATGAAATGGACAGCCATTATAAGATTTTAGAGTTGCCCCCTTCTGCCTCTGATGCCCAATTAAAGGCGGCCTATCGCAAGATGGTGAAGAAGTATCATCCGGATAGTTTGGCGAGTTTGGGAGAGGAATTTCAGAAAGTGGGGGAGTCTAAGTTTAAGCGTTTGCAAGAGGCCTATGATACGATTTGTGAAAAGCGGGGCCTGAAATAG
- a CDS encoding alpha/beta hydrolase, whose translation MPSIQSTFVKYAMRAMRQMSLIYLDDIDRMRLEHDKALCRLPAPKGLHYQEVELPTCSAEFCHPSAEKNPKIILYLHGGGFLLGSARAHRALVGKIVSQSGIPALSVNYRLAPEHPFPAGLDDALSAYHYLLDQGYGPKDIFFMGDSAGGGLVLSLLLKLKSLELPQPLGAVVLSPWTDLTLSGDSLERCQKNDPILRAEHAGSWARSYYGSADPKSPLVSPLFGDWKDTAPILVQVGTDEILLDDSRRLGEKAAAAGAKIWVDLWEGMPHVWQFAWAYVPEAQQAIDKISRFLAILSEEQNPSAEQPILEQLAETEEKSQPFVEWWQKSSEWLQQSWSLGKK comes from the coding sequence ATGCCAAGTATACAATCCACTTTTGTAAAATATGCCATGCGTGCTATGCGCCAAATGAGTCTCATCTATTTAGATGATATTGACCGAATGCGCCTAGAGCATGATAAAGCCCTTTGTCGTTTGCCCGCCCCCAAGGGCTTGCATTACCAAGAAGTTGAGCTGCCTACTTGCTCGGCCGAATTTTGTCATCCTTCTGCAGAAAAGAACCCAAAAATCATTTTATACCTGCATGGTGGGGGCTTTTTGTTGGGCTCGGCTAGGGCGCATCGGGCCTTGGTGGGCAAAATTGTCTCGCAGTCGGGCATTCCCGCTTTAAGTGTAAATTATCGCTTGGCGCCGGAGCATCCTTTTCCTGCTGGCCTAGATGATGCCCTTTCTGCTTATCATTATTTATTGGACCAAGGCTATGGACCAAAAGATATATTTTTTATGGGCGATTCGGCTGGGGGAGGGCTGGTCCTTAGTCTGCTACTAAAACTAAAAAGCTTGGAGCTGCCGCAGCCTTTGGGGGCCGTGGTGCTTTCGCCCTGGACCGATCTGACTTTGTCTGGAGATAGCCTAGAGCGTTGCCAAAAAAATGATCCGATTCTGCGGGCCGAGCATGCAGGTAGTTGGGCCAGGTCTTATTATGGCTCGGCAGATCCTAAGTCGCCTTTGGTTTCTCCTTTGTTTGGAGACTGGAAAGATACGGCCCCGATTTTGGTCCAGGTCGGTACAGATGAAATTTTATTAGATGATAGCCGCCGCTTAGGAGAAAAAGCGGCGGCTGCTGGGGCCAAAATTTGGGTGGACCTTTGGGAGGGCATGCCGCATGTTTGGCAGTTTGCTTGGGCCTATGTGCCAGAGGCCCAACAGGCCATAGACAAAATTAGTCGCTTTTTGGCTATCCTGAGCGAAGAGCAAAACCCCAGCGCCGAACAACCCATTTTAGAGCAATTGGCCGAAACGGAAGAAAAAAGCCAGCCCTTTGTAGAATGGTGGCAAAAAAGTAGTGAGTGGCTGCAGCAAAGTTGGTCCTTGGGTAAAAAATAG